From Myxocyprinus asiaticus isolate MX2 ecotype Aquarium Trade chromosome 25, UBuf_Myxa_2, whole genome shotgun sequence, one genomic window encodes:
- the LOC127415654 gene encoding dihydroxyacetone phosphate acyltransferase-like isoform X1 — MERASADALEAEPDGFFDILEERRRDSDIKHALRTFNPQPYRGATPTSASALNRMVLESQYLSYIIQEIALESDEPHEVILEEASSILEEMGQNLQLGFIRLLGFIMSKVFKSLFRSIRVNQDGLTRLQQAIQEYPVILMPNHRSYVDFLVVSYIMFTYDLSIPVIAAGIPLMGMKLIGEIFRRSGAFFIRRAIGSDKLYWAVLSEYVRTIVRTGFAPVEFYVEGLRSRTLKSLTPKLGMMNMVLEPFFKGEVFDISLVPISISYDRVLENSLLAHELLGVPKPKETTGGLLKARTVLKEDYGCMHVYFGSPMSVRDLVKGKMNHKQYNLVPRDLPMKPNKETQEFVSGLAHMMVRLQEKNVVQSPWNLMAFIVLQNLQGIDFNQLTHRTLWLKRLALRFGAHLNWPKHISDSEVMSSSIMLHHSVVCCERGRVNLVEEAGPGPVSQEEAVFRRAAAVLMCASYRNQALHVFNRPAMVAITMTTAANNRTDDLFRRFNFLLELFSNEFVFIPGQVVQDFEEGCSLLQQSGIIGCSNKEVYVRDDSQETVAFLRAILQPLIESYQVVFRFLCEESSLIFREKNFLPSVRSFIMKLLISGEVHSYECLSSDVQKNVLSALLRMAAVTKTKVDEQNEFTVNKAAVKRIWDLLNGEMTPRISSDARL, encoded by the exons AGTGCTGATGCATTGGAGGCAGAACCTGATGGCTTCTTTGACATTCTGGAGGAGAGGAGGCGGGATAGTGACATAAAGCACGCCCTTCGGACTTTTAACCCCCAGCCGTATCGTGGGGCCACACCCACTTCAGCTAGCGCTCTCAACAGGATGGTGCTGGAATCCCAGTACTTGAGCTACATCATAcaggag ATCGCGCTTGAGAGTGATGAACCACATGAGGTAATTCTCGAAGAGGCATCATCGATTCTGGAGGAGATGGGTCAGAACCTTCAGCTGGGCTTCATTCGTCTGCTGGGATTCATAATGAGCAAAGTGTTTAAGAGTTTGTTTCGCTCTATACGTGTCAACCAGGATGGACTTACACGG CTGCAGCAGGCCATTCAGGAGTATCCCGTTATCCTGATGCCCAATCACAGGAGCTATGTGGACTTCCTTGTTGTGTCATATATCATGTTCACCTATGACCTCTCTATTCCCGTCATTGCAGCTGGAATTC CTCTGATGGGGATGAAGCTGATTGGTGAGATTTTTCGGCGGTCGGGTGCATTCTTTATTCGTCGTGCCATTGGCTCAGACAAACTGTACTGGGCGGTGCTATCTGAATATGTCAGAACAATTGTCCGG ACAGGTTTTGCGCCTGTAGAGTTTTATGTTGAAGGATTACGGAGTCGAACGCTGAAATCTCTCACACCAAAGCTAG GAATGATGAACATGGTGTTGGAACCCTTTTTTAAAGGAGAAGTGTTTGATATCAGTCTAGTCCCCATCAGCATCAGTTATGATCGCGTGCTGGAGAATTCCCTCCTTGCTCACGAGCTGCTGGGTGTGCCCAAACCCAAGGAGACCACTGGG GGTTTGCTGAAGGCCAGGACGGTGCTGAAGGAAGATTACGGCTGCATGCATGTGTACTTTGGCAGCCCTATGTCCGTAAGAGACTTGGTGAAGGGAAAGATGAACCACAAACAGTACAATCTTGTGCCCAG AGACTTGCCCATGAAGCCCAATAAGGAGACACAGGAGTTTGTGTCAGGTCTTGCCCACATGATGGTCCGTTTGCAGGAGAAAAATGTAGTACAGAGCCCGTGGAACCTGATGGCCTTTATTGTCCTGCAGAATCTCCAGGGCATTGATTTCAACCAGCTAACCCACAGAACGCTCTGGCTGAAAAGACTCGCCCTGCGGTTTGGAGCTCACCTCAACTGGCCCA AGCACATTTCAGATTCTGAGGTGATGTCATCGAGCATAATGCTGCATCACTCAGTAGTGTGCTGTGAAAGGGGGCGTGTCAATTTGGTGGAGGAGGCGGGTCCAGGACCTGTCAGTCAAGAGGAGGCCGTGTTTAGGCGTGCTGCTGCTGTGCTCATGTGTGCCTCCTACAGGAATCAAGCTCTGCACGTATTTAATCGGCCTGCTATGGTGGCCATCACTATGACAACAGCTGCAAATAATAGGACTG ATGACCTCTTTCGTCGTTTTAACTTCCTGTTGGAACTCTTTTCCAATGAGTTTGTCTTCATTCCTGGTCAAGTGGTTCAG gattTTGAGGAGGGGTGTTCTTTGCTACAGCAGTCTGGCATAATTGGCTGCTCCAATAAAGAGGTTTACGTGAGAGATGACAGCCAGGAAACCGTTGCCTTCCTCAGAGCAATTCTGCAGCCTTTAATAGAGAGTTATCAG GTGGTGTTTAGGTTCCTGTGTGAGGAGAGCTCGCTGATATTCAGAGAAAAGAACTTCTTACCCAGTGTCCGCAGTTTCATCATGAAGCTCCTTATTTCAG gtGAAGTTCATTCATATGAGTGTTTATCATCTGATGTACAGAAGAATGTTCTCTCTGCTTTGCTCAGGATGGCTGCTGTGACCAAAACCAAAGT
- the LOC127415654 gene encoding dihydroxyacetone phosphate acyltransferase-like isoform X2 gives MVLESQYLSYIIQEIALESDEPHEVILEEASSILEEMGQNLQLGFIRLLGFIMSKVFKSLFRSIRVNQDGLTRLQQAIQEYPVILMPNHRSYVDFLVVSYIMFTYDLSIPVIAAGIPLMGMKLIGEIFRRSGAFFIRRAIGSDKLYWAVLSEYVRTIVRTGFAPVEFYVEGLRSRTLKSLTPKLGMMNMVLEPFFKGEVFDISLVPISISYDRVLENSLLAHELLGVPKPKETTGGLLKARTVLKEDYGCMHVYFGSPMSVRDLVKGKMNHKQYNLVPRDLPMKPNKETQEFVSGLAHMMVRLQEKNVVQSPWNLMAFIVLQNLQGIDFNQLTHRTLWLKRLALRFGAHLNWPKHISDSEVMSSSIMLHHSVVCCERGRVNLVEEAGPGPVSQEEAVFRRAAAVLMCASYRNQALHVFNRPAMVAITMTTAANNRTDDLFRRFNFLLELFSNEFVFIPGQVVQDFEEGCSLLQQSGIIGCSNKEVYVRDDSQETVAFLRAILQPLIESYQVVFRFLCEESSLIFREKNFLPSVRSFIMKLLISGEVHSYECLSSDVQKNVLSALLRMAAVTKTKVDEQNEFTVNKAAVKRIWDLLNGEMTPRISSDARL, from the exons ATGGTGCTGGAATCCCAGTACTTGAGCTACATCATAcaggag ATCGCGCTTGAGAGTGATGAACCACATGAGGTAATTCTCGAAGAGGCATCATCGATTCTGGAGGAGATGGGTCAGAACCTTCAGCTGGGCTTCATTCGTCTGCTGGGATTCATAATGAGCAAAGTGTTTAAGAGTTTGTTTCGCTCTATACGTGTCAACCAGGATGGACTTACACGG CTGCAGCAGGCCATTCAGGAGTATCCCGTTATCCTGATGCCCAATCACAGGAGCTATGTGGACTTCCTTGTTGTGTCATATATCATGTTCACCTATGACCTCTCTATTCCCGTCATTGCAGCTGGAATTC CTCTGATGGGGATGAAGCTGATTGGTGAGATTTTTCGGCGGTCGGGTGCATTCTTTATTCGTCGTGCCATTGGCTCAGACAAACTGTACTGGGCGGTGCTATCTGAATATGTCAGAACAATTGTCCGG ACAGGTTTTGCGCCTGTAGAGTTTTATGTTGAAGGATTACGGAGTCGAACGCTGAAATCTCTCACACCAAAGCTAG GAATGATGAACATGGTGTTGGAACCCTTTTTTAAAGGAGAAGTGTTTGATATCAGTCTAGTCCCCATCAGCATCAGTTATGATCGCGTGCTGGAGAATTCCCTCCTTGCTCACGAGCTGCTGGGTGTGCCCAAACCCAAGGAGACCACTGGG GGTTTGCTGAAGGCCAGGACGGTGCTGAAGGAAGATTACGGCTGCATGCATGTGTACTTTGGCAGCCCTATGTCCGTAAGAGACTTGGTGAAGGGAAAGATGAACCACAAACAGTACAATCTTGTGCCCAG AGACTTGCCCATGAAGCCCAATAAGGAGACACAGGAGTTTGTGTCAGGTCTTGCCCACATGATGGTCCGTTTGCAGGAGAAAAATGTAGTACAGAGCCCGTGGAACCTGATGGCCTTTATTGTCCTGCAGAATCTCCAGGGCATTGATTTCAACCAGCTAACCCACAGAACGCTCTGGCTGAAAAGACTCGCCCTGCGGTTTGGAGCTCACCTCAACTGGCCCA AGCACATTTCAGATTCTGAGGTGATGTCATCGAGCATAATGCTGCATCACTCAGTAGTGTGCTGTGAAAGGGGGCGTGTCAATTTGGTGGAGGAGGCGGGTCCAGGACCTGTCAGTCAAGAGGAGGCCGTGTTTAGGCGTGCTGCTGCTGTGCTCATGTGTGCCTCCTACAGGAATCAAGCTCTGCACGTATTTAATCGGCCTGCTATGGTGGCCATCACTATGACAACAGCTGCAAATAATAGGACTG ATGACCTCTTTCGTCGTTTTAACTTCCTGTTGGAACTCTTTTCCAATGAGTTTGTCTTCATTCCTGGTCAAGTGGTTCAG gattTTGAGGAGGGGTGTTCTTTGCTACAGCAGTCTGGCATAATTGGCTGCTCCAATAAAGAGGTTTACGTGAGAGATGACAGCCAGGAAACCGTTGCCTTCCTCAGAGCAATTCTGCAGCCTTTAATAGAGAGTTATCAG GTGGTGTTTAGGTTCCTGTGTGAGGAGAGCTCGCTGATATTCAGAGAAAAGAACTTCTTACCCAGTGTCCGCAGTTTCATCATGAAGCTCCTTATTTCAG gtGAAGTTCATTCATATGAGTGTTTATCATCTGATGTACAGAAGAATGTTCTCTCTGCTTTGCTCAGGATGGCTGCTGTGACCAAAACCAAAGT